The following DNA comes from Mesorhizobium sp. B2-1-8.
CGGAACGCACCGACCACGAAGCGGGCGAGGTTTTCCCAATCGTGCTGCTTGGCACGGACGGTGGGGCTCAGGAACATGAAGCGCAGGATGTTGCGCTGACCGGGGGGCAGGACGCTGTAGTCGGTGAGCACGACCTGCGCGGCGCGGTTCCAGGCAACGACATCCCAGGTCGCCGTCTTGATCAGGGCCGGGCTCGCCTCGAGCGTGTCGATGAGGCGCTGCAGCCGGGGGCTGACGCCCTCGGCGCCGACGTAGCGGACCTCCGGCGGGCGCCCCAGCCCGAGCATGAAAAGATGTTCGCGCTCGGCCTCGGTCAGCAGCAGCCCCTTGGCGATCCGGTTCAGCACGTCGGCCGAAGGCGCGCCGCCGCGGCCCTGTTCCAGCCATGTGTACCAGGTCGGGCTGATGTTGGCGCGCTGGGCGACCTCTTCCCGGCGCAGCCCTGGCGTGCGCCTGCGCCCGGAGAAGCCGAACGATGCGGGGTCGAGCCGGGTGCGCCGGTCTTTCAGAAATGCCGCGAGCGAACCGGTGGAAGTGTTGGGCATCCTGTTAGCCTTCAAGCTGGTAGTCATTATACCATGATAAGATCACTACTTTAATGGAATAATAGGGCAGCGATATTACGCAGGCAACTGTGCAGGAGATTTTGCATGCATATCTTTCTTACCGGCGCCACCGGCTTCATCGGTTCGGCGATTGTCCCCGAACTCATCCAGGCCGGCCATCAGGTGGTCGGCGTCACCCGCTCCGATGCCGGCGCCGAAGCGTTGGCCGCCGCGGGCGCGGAGGTGTATCGCGGAACCCTCGAGGATCCCGAGGGGCTGCGCGACGGCGCGGCGAAGGCGGAGGCCGTGATCCACACCGCGTTCGACCATGATTTTTCGCGGTTTGCCGAGAATTGCGAAAAGGACAGGCGCGTGATCGCGGCACTCGGCCAGGCACTCGCCGGCTCCGACCGGCCGCTGGTGATCACGTCGGGCACCGGCATGGGCGCCCCCGGACATGGTGAGTTGGCGGTCGAGGACGTCTTCAATCCCAGCCATCCCAATCCCCGCGTCGCCTCGGAACTCGCCGGAAATGCCCTGCTGGAGGCGGGCATCAACGTGTCGGTGATGCGGCTGCCGCAGGTCCATGACACGGTCAAGCAGGGGCTGATCTCGCCGCTCGTCGAAATCGCGCGCCAGAAAGGCGTCTCGGCCTATGTCGGTGAAGGCCGCAATCGTTTTGCGGCGGGCCATCTCCTCGACGTGGCGCGCCTCTATCGCCTTGCCGTGGAAAAGCGGCAGCCGGGCGCACGCTATCACGCCGTCGGCGAGGAAGGCGTCGAGGTGCGCGCCATCGCCGAGGCGCTTGGCCGGGGCCTGAACCTGCCGGTGGTTTCGATCGCGCCGGAAAAGGCGGCGGAGCATTTCGGCTGGATGGCGATGTTCGCTCCCATGGACCTGCCGGCTTCCAGCGCGCTGACCCAGGCGCGGCTCGGCTGGCATCCGACCGGGCCGACGCTGATCGCCGATCTCGACGCCATGCGGTATTGAGGCGCTTAGCAACGTTCGAGGTTAGCCAAAGCCCTCTAAACTTCGTCATCCCTGGGCGCAGCAGGAGCGGCGCTCCGTCGCGGAGAGCCTGGGATCCTTCCGTGACCTGGGCCGAAGAGTGCAGCGGAGCAGAACTTTGCACTGTGGCGGTGCTCAGGAGTCCCGGCATGGATCCTCGGGTCTGCGCCGCGTCGCTACGCTCCTTGCTCCGCCCGTGCATGACGAAGCGATGGAGGCATGCAGTCCATAAACGCAAGCACGCAGCCTATTCAGGCTTTTGCACCAGGCAACCAGACGGAAAACGGTTTCCTGCTTCAGGATCATGCAGGGCTGACGGCGTAGCGCAAATGGACGAGGCCATGCGCCAGGGGTTCGCAGCTTTTGAGCGATAGCTGCACCTTGCCGGCAAGGCCGCTTTCGCCGAACTCGACAAAACCCTGGTTTGCCGCCCGCGCATCGAGCGCGGGGGTAACGAGAAGGCTGAGTTCATCGACAAGCCCTGCCGCGAAGAAGGAGCCGTTGATGCCGGCGCCGCCTTCGAGCAGCAGGCGGCGGATGCCGAGTTCGCGCCCGAGCACGTCGAGCATCGCGGCGAGATCGATGTCGGCCGTTTGCGACACGATATAGGACACGCCGTCGGCGGCGAGCTCGGCCAGATGGCTGTCGGCGACATCACGCCCGAGCAGCACCACGACATGGTCGCCGCCGATGTCGGGTTTGGCGAAGTGCAGCTTGCCGGAGGCATCGAGCGCCACGGCATAGCTGCCCGCGTCGCGCCGCGCGAAATGATGCGGCCGGTCGACCTTGCCCCCATGCGCCGGCGGGTGCGCGCCGGCTTTGCTCATCTCCGCCATGGTGACGCGGCCGACGATCCAGGCGTCGCCTTCGAGGTCGTTGTGGATCTGTTCATAGAGACCCGACCACTCGGCCCGGCTGCCATCGGGGCTGGCGGTATAGCGGCTCGGATGAAGGCTGCCGTCGAGCGAGGCAAGCATATGGCAGATGATTTGCGGCTTCATGCGATTTCTCCGGAGATGGATTCCAAAATTCAGGCCTTGTCGTGCGTGGTCCCCCCAAACCGTACCGCTTTAGGTGCCCGTACGACACGAGACGGCTGGCCAAAGGAGCAGCCAAACTCTCGCAGACCGTGAAGTAACGCCGGCTATGTCGATTGCAATGTTTGGGGCGTGACCGGGCTAGGCCGCTTCAAGCGCCATCACCTTCTCCGCCGCCTTCGCCAGAAACCCCGATCGCGTATAGCCGTGGGCTTCGGCAAAGGCATCGATCCGCTGGAGAACATCGTCCGGCAGCGTCACGTTGATACGCACCGCCTTCCTGGCCCCGGTTCTTGCCGCGACCAGGATTGCAACGCCGTCACGATTGTCGGCGTCTGTCATCACTGTCTCCAGACTGGAAGGCTCCGGAATGGCATCGCCATCCTCGACCAGCCCTTCGATATGGAGGGCAAGCGCCTCTTCAGCCATGGACCGGGCGTCATCCAGATCCTTGCCGGCGGTAATCACGCCTGGGAAATCAGGGAAAGACACGCCGAAGTCGCTGTCGGCATCCTTGTGGATAAGTCCGATATACTGCTTCATGTCCGTCACCTCAGTTTCAGTCCAGATTGCTTTTCGATGCTGCGCAAAGTGCCTATCGGAATATCGCGCTTTGGATGGGGAACGGTGACGCGCCCTGGCTTGTCGCGGTGTTTGAATTGCGCATGGCTACCCTTTCGGGCGACCTCGAACCAACCGTCAGCTTCCAACAGACGGATGATTTCAGCGCTAGTCATGTGTATTTATACACATCGAAAGGCGGCCTTTCAATAAAAATACGGAAGGAAGCCATGGCCCTCGAAGGAGCAGCATGCCCGCAATCCAAAATTCCGACAAGTCGCCGTCCGGCTCTGTTATATCGATGTTGCACAAACGGTTGACCCTGGGTTAGCATCCTCTTGTTGACGCCGATCGGAGGAATTTAGGCGGCGGTCAGCTGGAGCTGCATGCGTTCTTGGCGCAAGGAGGATGCTCCAACACTTTAACCGGCGCATGATCCTTCCTGAAACCGGTCCCGGTTTTAAGGGACGTGCGCTTCAGTGGAGGAGGAACCCATGAACAGACGTGAATTCCTGATGACGTCCGTGGCCGCGGGCGCCATGATGTTGGCCGCACGCTCGGCTTTCGCCGAGGACAAACTCACCATTCTCGGCTCGGTGCCCAGTCTCGGCTTTCCGTTCTTCGTGCACATGCTGAACGAGATCAAGGCCGAAGCGCAGGCGCAAGGCGTCAACCTGACCGAGAGCGACGGCCAGAACTCGGCCACCAAGCAGACCGCCGACATCGAGGCGGCGCTGGTGCAGAAGGTCAATGCGATCGTCATCTCGCCGCTCGACGTCAACGCGCTGGCGCCGGCCATCGAGGAAGCGGTCAAGGCCGGCGTTCCCGTGGTGACGATCGACCGCCGCGTCGACGGTGTCCAGGGCATTCTGGCCCATGTCGGCGCCGACAATGTGAAGGGCGGCGAGGCGGAAGCCCAGGCCGTGGTGGCGGCATTCCCCAATGGCGCCAAGCTGTTCCACCTGCAGGGCCAGCCGGGTGCCGGTCCCGCGATCGACCGCAACAAGGGCGTGCACAACGTGCTCGATCCGCTGAAGGACAAGTACCAGATCATCTATGAGCAGACCGCCAACTTCGCCCGCGCCGAGGCGCTGACGGTGACAGAAGCCGGCCTTGCCGCCAACGGCAAGCCGGACGCCATCATCTGCGCCAATGACGACATGGCGCTGGGCGCGCTCGAGGCGTGCGCCGCGCGCAACTTCAGCGACGTCAAGATCTACGGCTTCGATGCGCTGCCGGAAGCGCTGGTCGCCGTGCGCGACGGCAAGCTCGCCGGCACGGTCGAACAGTTCCCCGGCAAGCAGTCGCGCACCGCCGTGCAGATCGCGGTCGCCTACGCCAAGAACAAGACCGAGCCGAAGGAGAAGCTGGTGCTGCTGACGCCCATCGTCATCGGCAAGGACAATCTCGACAAGGCCGAGAGGCTGAACGAGACGAAGTAGAGGCAGTCAGCCTGCGATTGACAAGCCGGCGGGACAGCGCCCCCCTCTGTCCTGCCGGACATCTCCCCCTCGAGGGGGGAGATCGGATGTCTCTTCTGCCTTCGCCAATCTCCAGCATTGCAGGAAAGGGCGCTGGCGTTCAGTCTGCCAATCTCCCCCCTTGAGGGGGAGATGTCCGGCAGGACAGAGGGGGGCGCTCAGGCGCAACTTGACTCATGCAGGGATGGCAACAAGGAGAAGTCTTTGCCTTTAGCTGAAGCCGCATCCCCCATCCTGCTTGCCGTCGAGGGCGTCACCAAGCATTTCGCCGGTGTCACCGCGCTGAGCGATGTCTCGCTCGACGTCCGGCCCGGCGAAATCCTCGGCCTGCTTGGCGAAAACGGCGCCGGCAAATCGACGCTTCTGAAAATCCTGTCCGGCGTCATGCCGCCTTCCGGCGGCCGTATCACCTTCGATGGCGCCGAATACCAGCCGGCGAGCCCGCAGGACGCCAAGCGGCACGGTATCGTCACCATCTACCAGGAGCTCAGCCTGATCCCGACGTTGACGGTGGCGGAGAACATTTTCATCGGCCGTGCGCCGACCGGACCGCTCGGGCTGGTGAGTTGGCGCAAGATGGAACAGGATTCCCGCGCCATCATTGCCCGCGTCGGTCTCTCCATCGACCCGATGACGCCGGTATCGGCACTGTCGGTGGCCGAGCAGCAGCTGGTCGAGATCGCCCGTGCGCTGTCGTTGAAAAGCCGGCTGATCATCATGGACGAGCCGACCTCGGCACTGACCGAGACCGAGGTGCAGCGGCTGCTGTCGATCATGGACCGGCTGCGCAAGGACCATGTCGCGATCATGTTCGTCACCCACCGGCTGGAGGAGGCATCCGCCATCTGCGACCGCATGACGGTGCTGCGCGACGGCAGGCTGGCGGGGCATCTCGACCGTCAGGGCGGACCGATCAAGCTGCCCGCCATCATCGAAAAGATGGTCGGGCGCGCCGCCTCCGAACTTTACGCACGGCCCGCTCAACGCGCGGTGGCCGGCGATGTCGTGCTTTCCGTGCGCGGCTTGCGCACCGTGCGCGACCCCGAGGCGCCGCATGCCATCGTGCTGGACGGTGTCGACATAGATCTCAAGGCCGGCGAGATCCTCGGCGTCGCCGGGCTTGTCGGCTCGGGCCGCACGGAACTGGCGCGTGCCATTTTCGGCGCCGACCGCATCGCGGCGGGAACGATCACGCTTGATGGCAAACCAATAGCGCCTGTTTCGCCGGCCGACGCCATCGCGCTCGGCATCGGCCTGGTGCCGGAGGACCGCAAGCACCAGGCGATTTTTGCCGCGCTCGGTATCCTGCCGAATTTCTCCGTCGCCTCGCTCGGGCGCTTCAGCAACGGCTTCGGTTTCATGGCCGAGCGGCGCGAGCGCGACGCGCTGTCGGGGTTCAGGAAGATGCTGTCGATCCGCATGGCGTCGGCCGAACAGGCGATCGAGGGCCTGTCGGGCGGCAACCAGCAGAAGGTGATCCTGGCGCGCTGGCTGGCGCGCGACCCGAAAGTGCTGATCGTCGACGAGCCGACCCGCGGCGTCGATGTCGGCGCCAAGGCGGAAGTGCACCAGATCCTGGTGCAACTGGCGGCGCGCGGCATCGCGGTGATGATGATTTCGTCCGAGCTGCCCGAGGTGCTGGCGGTGTCGGACCGCATCGTCACCATGCGCAAGGGGCGCATCACCGGGCAGATGCCGGGCGTCGAGGCAAACGAGGAAAAGCTGATGGAATTGATGGCGCTCGACAGGCAGGATACGCCGGGACAGGACGCGCCGGGACAGGACGCGGAGGGGCAGGCACGATGAGCATCGCCGAGGAACAGAACCAGCGCGGCGGCGTGACGATCGCGCGGCTTTTGATGAGCTTCGGGCCGCTGCTGTTCCTGGCGGCGCTGGTCGTCGTCTTCACCGTGCTGAAGCCGAGCTTCATCGACCCGATCAACCTGTTCAACATCACGCGCCAGATCTCGATCACCGGGCTGATCGCGCTCGGCATGACCTTCGTCATCCTCACCGCCGGCATCGACCTGTCGGTCGGCTCGCTGCTCGCCTTCTGCGGCATGGTGGCGGCCGTTGTCGCCAAGGGCGGCACCGCCAATACGCTCTCGCTGTCGACCTCAGGCACGCAGGGTTTTGGCTGGTTCGCCGCGCTGCTGGCCGCCGTCGTGGTCGGTGCGCTCGCCGGCGGCGTGCAGGGGTTCGCCATCACAAGGCTGAAAGTGCCGCCCTTCGTCGTCACGCTGGGCGGGCTGACGGTATTCCGCGGGCTGACGCTGACCATCTCCAATGGCGGGCCGATCTCGGGCTTCGACGCCTCGATGCGCTGGTTCGGCACCGGGCTGATCGGCCCGGTGCCGGTGCCGGCGCTGATCTTCGCCATCGCCGCCATCCTGTGCCACATCGTGCTGCGCTACACCCGCTACGGCCGCGCCGTCTACGCCGTCGGCGGCAATGCGGAGGCCGCGCGGCTATCGGGCCTGCGCGTCGACCGTATCCTGGTCTCCGTCTATGTCATCGTCGGCTTCTTCGCCGGGCTTGCCGCCTTCGTGCTGTCGGCGCGGCTGAATTCCTCCGAAGCGGTCGCCGGCATCGGCTATGAACTGACGGTGATCTCGGCCGTCGTCATCGGCGGCACCTCGCTGTTCGGCGGCATAGGCTCGGTCGGCGGCACGGTGGTGGGCGCGGCCCTGATCGGCGTGCTGCAGAACGGGCTGCAGTTCAACAACGTCTCGTCCTACACACAAAGCATCGTCATCGGGCTGATACTGATCCTGGCGGTGGCGTTCGACCGCTGGCTGAAATCACGGGTGAGGCGGTGAGGGGGTGGTTTTTCCTTCTCCCTTGTGGGAGAAGGGAAAACCGGCTGCCGCGTTGCTTGCAAAAGTCCTCGCCTGAAACCCGCAAATGGCGCTATCGAGCCTCAAGCCGCTTGCCTTGCCCAGAGATCATGGCCGTAGCGGCGGAAAAAACGGGCCAGGAGAAGCTGCTGCCTTGCCCTGGCGAGATCGGGCAAGCGCCGTTCCTGGCGCCAGCGCGGCATGTTGCGCCAGCCGGCGATGAAGCGGATGGCATCCTCGACGGCTTCGTGCGCCGACAGCGCCGGGCCGATCGCGGCCAGGAACAGAAGCTCCGACGGCTTCAATTCGTCGATGACGGCCTTGCGCCTGAAATGATCCAGGCGGGCTTGCTCGATGCCGTTGCGGCGGATCGCCTCGAAGGCTTCGAGCAAAGTGGGACTGTCGCCGGTGTAACCGCAGGCGCGGGCGAAATCGGCGGCATCCATTCTTGCTCCCGGATCTGGCGCGTGCAAGCCAGCGCCGACTCATATTTGCAAGTCATATATAAGCATAACTCAAACTGATGTAAAAGAGAGACTTTTGGAGGAGTCTGGAAAACTGCGACTCGACTCCTGCTTCAAAACACGGGAAGATACGAACAAATCAGGAACAAACGGACGGAGGAACGATGGCGTTGCCGGGCAGGGAAGCAGTGATCGCGCAGGTCGCATCGCTGTCGGTCGAGTGCGCCGATTGCGGCCGCAACAGGTGGTGGCGGCCCGATCAGTTGAAGCGCTTCGGGGTGAGCGGGAACACGCCGCTGGCCGCGCTGTCGGGTCGCATCGTCTGCTCGGCCTGCCGTGCCGAAGGGCTGCCGGGCAGCGCGGTCTCGATCCAGGCCGCGTTCATCGACGAGCGCCAGCGCGTGCGCTCGGAAGCGCGGATGCTGAGCGACCGCGAAGTGCCGCTGGAAGGATCGAGGCGGGCTTGAGAGGTCTGGTTCTTCCTTCTCCCCTTGTGGGGGTGGATCGGCGCGTTCGGTTGAGGGAGACGTCGGCGTTCTCTGGAGCGCCCTCATCCGATCTCGCTTCGCGAGGCCACCGCCCTGGGCGAGTCACGGGCCTCGCCCGCCCTTCGGAACCCGCAAGGGGAGAAGGAAAGGGCGCCCTAATATCCCAGCAGTTCCTTCAGCGGGATGACGCGCCAGACCTGCTTGATGGCGTAGCGGTTGAAGGTCAGCGTCTTGGGCGGATTGTACTGCTCGACCACCAACTCGCCCGCGGTGCGCCGGACCAGCTTCTTGATGAAGGCCTTGCCGTTCTTCTCGTTCTCTTCCGGAAAGGTCTCGATCACCACGTGGTCGCCCGGCACAGCGTCGCGGCCGCCACAATAGATCATGTCGCCGGGTTCATACCGCGGCACCATGGAATCCGAGAGCACATGCAGCGCGAACACTTTCGGCAGGTTGCGGACGCCCGGCGGACGCTGCACGTACCCTGCCGGCTCGCCGTTGAAGGTGAAGTCGCCGTCGTCACCGCCGACGGCGGCGCCGAGCACCGGAATATCCATCGCGCCGGCCGGCAGCGGGCCGGCATCGGTGACGATCTCGGCGTCCGCCACCGGGCCGGCATCGTCGAGGAAGACGACCTCGCCCTTGCCGAGCGCCACGGGGTCGACGCGCAGGAAGGCAGCGGTCTTCAACAGGTTCTCGGTCTTGGGCAGGTTGCGCCCGGTTTCCCAGTTGCCGACGGCCGCGACGTCGGTGTCGTTGTGCTCGGCGATGTGGCGCATGACCAGGCCGCGCTGCTTGCGGGCCTGGCGGATCGCGGCCCCGACCCTGATCGACAGTTGCGTTTTCACCATGGCCTCATGTGACCAACAAGTCCTGCTTTCGTCCATGAAAGAATGACTTGCATAAGTTTTTGAGTTATGCTTATATCGCTTCATGCAAAAGCTCAATCCCCTCAGAGTCAACAGCGCCTCCAGCCCGGCCTTGCCGGGCTGCCCTTTCCCTTCCGCCCCGGCCGCCTCCTCCCCGGCCGGGGCGAAGCGCGAAGCCGATTGCCTTGGTGCATCGGCCTCGCGTCCGGCCCGCCCGTCACCGGCGGCCGGAACGGCCGGAGCCGCCGCTCCCCGCGGCTCCGGCCCCCCATTCGATCCGGCCGCGGGTTGTTCCCTGATCCGCACGCAGGACGGCACCGTCATTCTGTATGAGCCGACGACGGGCAGGGCGGTTTCCGCACCTGACAGGGATAGGGCGTTGGCGCGGCTTGCGCGCCTTGCCCAGTCGGCCGACCGGCGGGGCTGAAAGCAACCCTTCCACAGGCAACCCAGCGGCCGACAGGCCGGACCAGGCCCCGGCAGCCCATGGCGGCTGCGGGCAAACCCCGACGCTTGCCTGATGGCGCCGTGCGCGGCGGCCGCTGGCCGCGCAATGGAGACGGACATGGCAAGCTACAGCGACAGCGAATTGCAGGC
Coding sequences within:
- a CDS encoding helix-turn-helix transcriptional regulator, producing MPNTSTGSLAAFLKDRRTRLDPASFGFSGRRRTPGLRREEVAQRANISPTWYTWLEQGRGGAPSADVLNRIAKGLLLTEAEREHLFMLGLGRPPEVRYVGAEGVSPRLQRLIDTLEASPALIKTATWDVVAWNRAAQVVLTDYSVLPPGQRNILRFMFLSPTVRAKQHDWENLARFVVGAFRADAARAGAVSEVAQLVEELCGASPEFDALWRENDVLSHGDGTKRLKHPELGDIELEYSAFAVDGRPDLSLTVYNPVDSKVADRIRALARRLQEQAAALSR
- a CDS encoding SDR family oxidoreductase, with protein sequence MHIFLTGATGFIGSAIVPELIQAGHQVVGVTRSDAGAEALAAAGAEVYRGTLEDPEGLRDGAAKAEAVIHTAFDHDFSRFAENCEKDRRVIAALGQALAGSDRPLVITSGTGMGAPGHGELAVEDVFNPSHPNPRVASELAGNALLEAGINVSVMRLPQVHDTVKQGLISPLVEIARQKGVSAYVGEGRNRFAAGHLLDVARLYRLAVEKRQPGARYHAVGEEGVEVRAIAEALGRGLNLPVVSIAPEKAAEHFGWMAMFAPMDLPASSALTQARLGWHPTGPTLIADLDAMRY
- a CDS encoding RibD family protein, producing MKPQIICHMLASLDGSLHPSRYTASPDGSRAEWSGLYEQIHNDLEGDAWIVGRVTMAEMSKAGAHPPAHGGKVDRPHHFARRDAGSYAVALDASGKLHFAKPDIGGDHVVVLLGRDVADSHLAELAADGVSYIVSQTADIDLAAMLDVLGRELGIRRLLLEGGAGINGSFFAAGLVDELSLLVTPALDARAANQGFVEFGESGLAGKVQLSLKSCEPLAHGLVHLRYAVSPA
- a CDS encoding type II toxin-antitoxin system HicB family antitoxin; the protein is MKQYIGLIHKDADSDFGVSFPDFPGVITAGKDLDDARSMAEEALALHIEGLVEDGDAIPEPSSLETVMTDADNRDGVAILVAARTGARKAVRINVTLPDDVLQRIDAFAEAHGYTRSGFLAKAAEKVMALEAA
- a CDS encoding type II toxin-antitoxin system HicA family toxin; this translates as MTSAEIIRLLEADGWFEVARKGSHAQFKHRDKPGRVTVPHPKRDIPIGTLRSIEKQSGLKLR
- a CDS encoding substrate-binding domain-containing protein, producing MNRREFLMTSVAAGAMMLAARSAFAEDKLTILGSVPSLGFPFFVHMLNEIKAEAQAQGVNLTESDGQNSATKQTADIEAALVQKVNAIVISPLDVNALAPAIEEAVKAGVPVVTIDRRVDGVQGILAHVGADNVKGGEAEAQAVVAAFPNGAKLFHLQGQPGAGPAIDRNKGVHNVLDPLKDKYQIIYEQTANFARAEALTVTEAGLAANGKPDAIICANDDMALGALEACAARNFSDVKIYGFDALPEALVAVRDGKLAGTVEQFPGKQSRTAVQIAVAYAKNKTEPKEKLVLLTPIVIGKDNLDKAERLNETK
- a CDS encoding sugar ABC transporter ATP-binding protein codes for the protein MDEPTSALTETEVQRLLSIMDRLRKDHVAIMFVTHRLEEASAICDRMTVLRDGRLAGHLDRQGGPIKLPAIIEKMVGRAASELYARPAQRAVAGDVVLSVRGLRTVRDPEAPHAIVLDGVDIDLKAGEILGVAGLVGSGRTELARAIFGADRIAAGTITLDGKPIAPVSPADAIALGIGLVPEDRKHQAIFAALGILPNFSVASLGRFSNGFGFMAERRERDALSGFRKMLSIRMASAEQAIEGLSGGNQQKVILARWLARDPKVLIVDEPTRGVDVGAKAEVHQILVQLAARGIAVMMISSELPEVLAVSDRIVTMRKGRITGQMPGVEANEEKLMELMALDRQDTPGQDAPGQDAEGQAR
- a CDS encoding ABC transporter permease — encoded protein: MSIAEEQNQRGGVTIARLLMSFGPLLFLAALVVVFTVLKPSFIDPINLFNITRQISITGLIALGMTFVILTAGIDLSVGSLLAFCGMVAAVVAKGGTANTLSLSTSGTQGFGWFAALLAAVVVGALAGGVQGFAITRLKVPPFVVTLGGLTVFRGLTLTISNGGPISGFDASMRWFGTGLIGPVPVPALIFAIAAILCHIVLRYTRYGRAVYAVGGNAEAARLSGLRVDRILVSVYVIVGFFAGLAAFVLSARLNSSEAVAGIGYELTVISAVVIGGTSLFGGIGSVGGTVVGAALIGVLQNGLQFNNVSSYTQSIVIGLILILAVAFDRWLKSRVRR
- a CDS encoding XRE family transcriptional regulator → MVKTQLSIRVGAAIRQARKQRGLVMRHIAEHNDTDVAAVGNWETGRNLPKTENLLKTAAFLRVDPVALGKGEVVFLDDAGPVADAEIVTDAGPLPAGAMDIPVLGAAVGGDDGDFTFNGEPAGYVQRPPGVRNLPKVFALHVLSDSMVPRYEPGDMIYCGGRDAVPGDHVVIETFPEENEKNGKAFIKKLVRRTAGELVVEQYNPPKTLTFNRYAIKQVWRVIPLKELLGY